One window of the Allosaccharopolyspora coralli genome contains the following:
- a CDS encoding GNAT family N-acetyltransferase: MSRRVVGVTLDNLDEMPRKCRQCVYWELAPHIREQAEEFGQTELEKEAWVSSVLLDWGSCGRILYVDGVPAGYALYAPPAAVPRAASFPTAPVSADAVLLTGLRIQSDFEAAGLGRVLVQNVAKDLTRRGVKAVEAFADRQESGDGCVVPAGFLAQVGFKTVREHPEWPRMRLELRTAISWKEDVEAALERLLSTVSVQTAEPTFGR; this comes from the coding sequence GTGTCGCGACGCGTCGTCGGCGTCACGCTGGACAACCTCGACGAGATGCCGCGCAAGTGCCGCCAGTGCGTGTACTGGGAGCTCGCACCGCACATCCGGGAGCAAGCGGAGGAGTTCGGCCAGACCGAGCTGGAGAAGGAAGCCTGGGTCTCGAGCGTGCTGCTCGACTGGGGCTCGTGCGGCCGAATCCTGTACGTGGACGGTGTCCCCGCCGGGTATGCGCTGTACGCGCCGCCCGCGGCCGTGCCGCGCGCTGCCTCGTTCCCGACGGCCCCGGTCAGCGCGGACGCCGTGCTGCTCACCGGCCTGCGGATCCAGAGCGATTTCGAGGCCGCCGGCCTGGGGCGCGTGCTGGTCCAGAACGTGGCCAAGGACCTCACCCGGCGCGGGGTGAAGGCGGTGGAGGCGTTCGCCGACCGTCAGGAGTCCGGTGACGGTTGTGTCGTTCCCGCCGGGTTCCTGGCACAGGTCGGGTTCAAGACGGTGCGCGAGCACCCCGAGTGGCCCCGGATGCGGCTGGAGCTGCGCACCGCGATCTCCTGGAAGGAAGACGTCGAGGCCGCCTTGGAGCGCCTGCTGAGCACAGTCTCGGTGCAGACGGCGGAGCCGACGTTCGGCCGCTGA
- a CDS encoding amidohydrolase family protein, with translation MTVPYGHNRQFLNAPERDSPTEGCVLDRPRTVVDDHDDRAPSETGDTMALPKVALEEHFLDPASAQRILDDPDELARVSAGGGVMPEYYEPIMHRLAEFDGDRLATMDAHGVERAILSLTAPGVQVLTDTDAAVSTARSLNDLLADQVRRRPDRFSGFAAVPLQDPAAAASELRRCVRDLGFVGVMVNGYTNDTAPGTGRYYDEPGFEVFWKEATELGVPVYLHPRPPLPSSSANLHGHPELVGATWGFGTETATHALRLIFSGLFDRHPELQLVLGHLGEGLPAQLWRTQYCFDLNPFDKRPRKTLAEYFADNIHVTTSGHFSDQALISALLTVGADRILFSVDYPYAETDRATAWIENAPISESDRRKIAHGNARRLLRLPDAA, from the coding sequence ATGACCGTGCCCTACGGGCACAACCGCCAGTTCCTCAATGCACCTGAGCGGGACTCGCCCACCGAGGGCTGCGTGCTTGACCGGCCTCGCACGGTCGTCGACGATCACGACGACCGTGCGCCGAGCGAAACCGGGGACACCATGGCCTTGCCGAAGGTGGCGTTGGAAGAGCACTTCCTCGACCCGGCGAGTGCGCAGCGCATCCTGGACGACCCCGACGAGCTGGCGCGGGTCTCCGCAGGTGGCGGCGTGATGCCCGAGTACTACGAGCCGATCATGCACCGGCTCGCGGAATTCGACGGCGACCGGCTCGCCACCATGGACGCGCACGGCGTCGAACGCGCGATCCTGTCCCTCACCGCACCCGGCGTGCAGGTCCTCACCGACACCGACGCCGCCGTGAGCACCGCCCGGTCGCTGAACGACCTGCTCGCCGACCAGGTCCGGCGTCGTCCCGACCGGTTCTCCGGCTTCGCCGCCGTGCCCCTCCAGGATCCGGCCGCCGCCGCGAGCGAACTGCGCCGTTGCGTCCGCGACCTCGGCTTCGTCGGCGTCATGGTCAACGGCTACACCAACGACACCGCTCCCGGCACCGGGCGCTACTACGACGAACCCGGCTTCGAGGTGTTCTGGAAGGAAGCCACCGAGCTCGGCGTCCCGGTGTATCTGCATCCGCGCCCGCCACTGCCGTCCTCGAGCGCGAACCTGCACGGTCACCCCGAGCTGGTCGGCGCGACCTGGGGATTCGGGACGGAGACGGCGACCCACGCGCTCCGGTTGATCTTCTCCGGCCTGTTCGACAGGCACCCCGAGCTGCAACTCGTCCTCGGCCATCTCGGCGAGGGGTTGCCGGCGCAACTCTGGCGCACCCAGTACTGCTTCGACCTCAACCCGTTCGACAAACGACCCCGGAAGACGCTGGCCGAGTACTTCGCCGACAACATCCACGTCACCACCAGCGGCCACTTCTCCGATCAGGCGCTGATCAGCGCGCTGCTGACGGTGGGCGCGGACCGCATCCTGTTCTCCGTCGACTACCCGTACGCGGAGACCGACCGGGCGACGGCCTGGATCGAGAACGCCCCGATCAGTGAGAGCGACCGCCGCAAGATCGCTCACGGCAACGCACGCCGGTTGCTCCGGCTCCCGGACGCGGCCTGA
- a CDS encoding N-acetylmuramoyl-L-alanine amidase, whose product MQQLHRGDMGPAVAEIKNTLAALGLLPAANGRPGPATFDRAVEHAVRVFQQQRGLITDGVVGSATYRALTDARWRLGDRSLTYLVTRPVSGDDVFALQERLLELGYDAGRPDGIFGRQTEHALRSFQRDYGLNADGICGPATLRALKQLAPKVRGGRPVYLREQEKVRNAGPRLRGKRIVIDPGHGGTDRGIVVGGVSEADLAWDFARRLEGRMVATGMEALISRGPNACPHEIDRANFANEAGADLFLSLHMDANTAPGAQGLASFHFGTGNGTTSTVGEALAGFLQREIVARTGLRDCRTHPKTWEVLRLTRMPAVRLELGYLTNPDDRGRLLDPAFRDVIAEALLVGVKRLYLLGKDDQPTGTFTFDDLLRHELARAEGA is encoded by the coding sequence ATGCAGCAACTCCACCGGGGTGACATGGGTCCGGCCGTCGCCGAGATCAAGAACACTCTGGCTGCGCTGGGTCTCCTGCCCGCAGCCAACGGCCGTCCGGGTCCCGCCACGTTCGACCGGGCCGTGGAGCACGCGGTCCGGGTCTTCCAGCAGCAACGCGGCCTCATCACCGACGGCGTGGTCGGTTCCGCGACCTACCGAGCGCTGACCGACGCACGGTGGAGGCTCGGCGACCGCTCGCTGACGTACCTGGTCACCCGGCCCGTCAGCGGCGACGACGTGTTCGCGCTGCAGGAGCGGCTGCTGGAACTGGGCTACGACGCCGGTCGCCCGGACGGCATCTTCGGTCGTCAGACCGAGCACGCGCTGCGCAGCTTCCAGCGCGACTACGGGCTCAACGCCGACGGCATCTGCGGGCCGGCGACGCTGCGGGCGCTCAAGCAGCTCGCACCGAAGGTCCGCGGCGGACGACCCGTCTACCTGCGGGAGCAGGAGAAGGTCCGCAACGCCGGTCCTCGACTGCGCGGGAAACGCATCGTGATCGACCCCGGCCACGGGGGTACCGATCGCGGCATCGTCGTCGGCGGGGTCTCCGAGGCCGACCTGGCGTGGGACTTCGCGCGCCGCCTCGAAGGCCGGATGGTCGCCACCGGCATGGAGGCGCTGATCTCGCGCGGCCCGAACGCCTGCCCGCACGAGATCGACCGGGCGAACTTCGCCAACGAGGCCGGCGCCGACCTGTTCCTGTCCCTGCACATGGACGCGAACACCGCCCCCGGTGCGCAAGGGCTGGCGAGCTTTCACTTCGGCACCGGCAACGGCACGACCTCGACCGTCGGGGAAGCGCTCGCGGGTTTCCTGCAACGCGAGATCGTGGCCCGCACGGGCCTGCGGGACTGCCGCACGCACCCGAAGACCTGGGAGGTCCTGCGGTTGACGCGGATGCCCGCGGTGCGCCTCGAACTGGGCTACCTGACGAATCCGGACGACCGCGGGCGACTGCTCGACCCCGCGTTCCGGGACGTCATCGCCGAGGCGTTGCTGGTTGGGGTGAAGCGGCTGTACCTGCTCGGCAAGGACGATCAGCCGACCGGCACGTTCACCTTCGACGACCTGCTGCGCCACGAGCTCGCCCGCGCCGAGGGTGCCTGA
- a CDS encoding aminotransferase-like domain-containing protein: MSDHGSQEVENTHERVLDAHLDRYAQRTAGMTASEVRALFAVANRPEVVSLAGGMPNLAALPLDSLADEISRLIVEEGQQALQYGSAHGVPRLREQICEVMQLEGISAHADDVMVTVGSQMALDMVTRIFCDPGDVVLAEGPSYVGALGSFSAYQAEVVHVAMDDEGLNPDGLREAISKVRSAGKNIKFLYTIPNFHNPAGITLAVHRRAEILEICRHHGILVLEDNPYGLLGFDGQTYPALRSQDPDNVVYLGSFSKVFASGLRVGWVLAPHAVREKLVLAAESATLCPPTLNQMIVSRYLETHDWKGQIKTYQEQYRQRRDAMLGALEQHMPPGCDWTRPDGGFMVWMTAPEGVDTKAMLPRAVTQRVAYASGTGFYADGLGSRQMRLSFCYPTPERIQEGVRRLANTITDELDLVRTFGSVPQRPVSGPDAPSVDTA, encoded by the coding sequence ATGTCCGACCACGGAAGTCAAGAGGTCGAGAACACCCACGAGCGCGTCCTGGACGCGCACCTCGACCGCTACGCCCAGCGCACCGCCGGGATGACGGCTTCCGAGGTTCGAGCGCTCTTCGCCGTGGCCAACCGCCCCGAGGTCGTGTCCCTCGCGGGCGGCATGCCCAACCTCGCCGCCCTCCCGCTGGACTCGCTCGCCGACGAGATCTCCCGCCTCATCGTCGAGGAGGGACAGCAGGCGCTGCAGTACGGGTCCGCCCACGGGGTACCTCGGCTGCGTGAGCAGATCTGCGAGGTCATGCAGCTGGAAGGCATCTCGGCGCACGCGGACGACGTCATGGTCACTGTCGGTTCCCAGATGGCTCTGGACATGGTGACCCGGATCTTCTGCGACCCCGGTGACGTCGTGCTGGCCGAGGGGCCGTCGTACGTGGGTGCGCTCGGTTCGTTCTCCGCCTACCAGGCCGAGGTCGTGCACGTCGCGATGGACGACGAGGGGCTCAACCCGGACGGGCTGCGCGAGGCGATCTCGAAGGTCCGCTCCGCGGGAAAGAACATCAAGTTCCTCTACACCATCCCGAACTTCCACAACCCGGCAGGCATCACGCTCGCCGTGCACCGCCGCGCCGAGATCCTGGAGATCTGCCGTCACCACGGCATCCTGGTGCTGGAGGACAACCCGTACGGCCTGCTCGGCTTCGACGGGCAGACCTACCCGGCACTGCGCAGCCAGGACCCGGACAACGTCGTGTACCTCGGTTCGTTCTCGAAGGTCTTCGCCTCCGGGCTGCGTGTCGGCTGGGTGCTCGCCCCGCACGCCGTGCGCGAGAAGCTGGTCCTGGCCGCCGAGTCGGCCACGTTGTGCCCGCCCACGCTGAACCAGATGATCGTGTCTCGCTACCTGGAGACCCACGACTGGAAAGGGCAGATCAAGACCTACCAGGAGCAGTACCGCCAGCGCCGGGACGCGATGCTCGGCGCGCTGGAGCAGCACATGCCCCCGGGGTGCGACTGGACCCGGCCGGACGGCGGCTTCATGGTCTGGATGACCGCGCCGGAAGGGGTGGACACCAAGGCGATGCTTCCCCGCGCGGTGACCCAGCGCGTGGCCTACGCCTCCGGCACCGGCTTCTACGCCGACGGCCTCGGCAGCAGGCAGATGCGCCTGTCCTTCTGCTATCCCACACCGGAACGGATCCAGGAGGGTGTGCGGCGGCTCGCGAACACGATCACCGACGAACTGGACCTCGTCCGCACGTTCGGCTCCGTGCCGCAACGCCCGGTGTCCGGACCGGACGCTCCGTCGGTCGACACGGCGTAA